The Chroicocephalus ridibundus chromosome 3, bChrRid1.1, whole genome shotgun sequence genome has a segment encoding these proteins:
- the XKR5 gene encoding XK-related protein 5 produces MRGAFPGLCLALLAAERAARLCTIIHYLVRGQLGWLGLTIACVVPGYAAQFLSILWFRADGHPPGCWLLVLHLLQLGLWKRYWDVLWMAAKTGGSDCAGEVLTQHGDVSVLRLLEALLQTLPHLLLQAYIVVAVEPAGFIPGVSAGLSLLSLAWALVSYSRFSCLLKPGHLCPPAAAILCLLLWRTGMLGTRVLALVLFTRLYSFWVFAVAGVHWLLMAFWLVAQQTDIVAQPCRWRLFNCVVGAVYIFCYVNVRPGPSKHRVAVFYAIMLMENTLLLLLATRFLQAELRSSLCVTGAVMSGSVIGATALVVYYSLLHPKSTEIRQGFLETTCSAAVVGGDEVAGDGSQAGQSLEISGHSGSLAGEGTTADPKTRNSSLILQFRECLEDSWTNHHHWLLVKLALKTGDTSTINAAFGDGGMGEVYPGGRMMEKHASVEPGAHLSLPTRETGLQGVEPALTDEKLEAVGTGGGGQPITGTARTAREDGAGQEPGFHSAVSFPSSFSPDPAEGSSVYFSATAGGITSPGVGTAMATRVALVQRDKETQPLPGCLGGRDLSLGMASISPILGVCAHKDLQSSSCLGSVGVCGVTGPPKEPVGPEGALVGWHHPQDTHPCGTQETVVTSKLRPPCFTSTPKGDSRYPQQGLGELGEGTDLSGWLE; encoded by the exons ATGCGCGGGGCTTTCCCGGGGCTCTGCCTGGCGCTGCTGGCGGCGGAGCGCGCGGCGC GGCTCTGCACCATCATCCACTACCTTGTCCGTGGGCAACTGGGCTGGTTGGGGCTGACCATCGCCTGCGTGGTACCCGGCTATGCCGCGCAGTTCCTCAGCATCCTCTGGTTCAGAGCAGATGGCCACCCAcctggctgctggctcctggtgctccacctcctgcagctgggccTCTGGAAGCG GTACTGGGATGTTTTGTGGATGGCAGCGAAGACGGGTGGCAGTGACTGTGCCGGGGAGGTGCTGACACAGCATGGGGACGTGAGTGTGCTGCGGCTCCTGgaagctctgctgcagaccctgcctcacctcctgctgcaggccTATATCGTCGTGGCTGTCGAGCCAGCGGGCTTCATCCCCG GTgtcagcgctgggctgtctctgCTCTCCCTTGCTTGGGCTTTAGTCTCCTACAGCCGCTTCTCCTGCCTGCTGAAACCTGGTCACCTCTGCCCGCCAGCCGCGGCcatcctctgcctgctgctctggaggacagggatgctggggaccaGGGTCCTGGCCCTGGTGCTCTTTACCAGGCTGTACTCCTTCTGGGTTTTTGCCGTGGCAG GTGTccactggctgctcatggccttcTGGCTGGTGGCCCAGCAGACGGACATCGTGGCCCAGCCCTGCCGCTGGAGGCTGTTCAATTGCGTGGTGGGAGCCGTGTACATCTTCTGCTACGTTAATGTCCGGCCCGGTCCCTCCAAGCACAGGGTGGCCGTGTTTTATGCA ataATGCTGATGGAaaacaccctcctgctgctcttggCCACCCGcttcctgcaggcagagctgaggagcagccTGTGCGTGACCGGGGCCGTCATGTCAGGGTCTGTGATAG gtGCCACAGCTCTGGTGGTGTATTACAGTCTGCTCCATCCCAAATCCACAGAGATCCGGCAGGGCTTCCTGGAGACAACCTGCAGTGCTGCGGTTGTGGGTGGTGACGAGGtggctggagatggctcccaAGCAGGGCAGAGCTTGGAAATTTCAGGACACAGCGGGTCCTTGGCAGGGGAAGGGACCACGGCAGATCCCAAAACCAGGAACAGTTCATTGATCCTACAATTCAGAGAGTGTTTGGAGGACAGCTGGACAAACCATCACCACTGGCTGCTGGTGAAGCTGGCCTTGAAGACAGGAGATACGTCCACCATCAACGCAGCTTTTGGAGACGGTGGCATGGGAGAGGTTTACCCTGGAGGACGGATGATGGAGAAACATGCCAGCGTTGAGCCTGGGGCCCACCTTTCCCTCCCCACAAGGGAAACTGGTCTTCAGGGTGTTGAACCTGCTCTGACTGATGAGAAACTGGAGGCGGTGGGGACCGGAGGAGGCGGCCAACCCATCACTGGCACTGCGAGAACGGCACGGGAGGacggagcagggcaggagcctggCTTTCACTCGGCCGTATCCTTTCCCAGCAGCTTCTCTCCGGATCCAGCCGAGGGCTCCTCTGTGTATTTCAGCGCGACCGCGGGAGGAATCACCTCTCCTGGTGTGGGGACAGCCATGGCTACACGCGTGGCCCTGGTGCAAAGGGACAAAGAAACCCAGCCTCTCCCCGGCTGCCTGGGAGGAAGGGATTTATCCCTTGGGATGGCGAGCATCAGCCCAATCCTGGGCGTTTGTGCCCACAAGGatctgcagagcagctcttgcCTCGGAAGCGTGGGCGTCTGTGGGGTGACGGGTCCCCCCAAAGAGCCTGTGGGGCCAGAGGGTGCCCTTGTGGGGTGGCATCACCCTCAGGACACCCACCCTTGTGGCACACAAGAGACTGTAGTGACGAGCAAGCTGAGGCCACCGTGCTTCACCTCCACCCCCAAAGGTGACTCTAGATACCCACAGCAAGGActgggggagctgggagaggggacagaCCTCTCTGGGTGGCTGGAGTGA
- the DEFB1 gene encoding beta-defensin 1: MVSSPLPSIVIIPKKCPLVSAPSWWSSTTSTKAMKILFLLLLLLPVVSQAAAVSDTVTCRKTKGKCSFLLCPLFKKATGTCYNGLAKCCRPLW, from the exons ATGGTCTCatcccccctgccctccatcGTCATCATTCCCAAGAAG TGTCCCTTGGTCTCAGCACCTTCGTGGTGGAGCTCCACAACGTCAACAAAAGCCATGAAGATACTCTTCctgcttcttcttctcctccccgTGGTGTCCCAGGCTGCTGCGG TGTCAGACACTGTGACGTGTCGGAAGACCAAGGGCAAGTGTTCATTCCTACTCTGTCCCTTGTTTAAGAAAGCCACTGGTACCTGCTACAATGGACTGGCAAAGTGCTGCAGGCCTTTATGGTGA